Proteins encoded together in one Gemmatimonadota bacterium DH-78 window:
- a CDS encoding site-2 protease family protein: MVFAVLIPILIASVALHELAHAWQARREGDPTAERLGRITLNPLAHLDPVGSFIVPAVLYFSGGLIFGWAKPVPVDPRNFRTHPWSDIRVSLAGIVSNLGLAFGLALIAGPLSAYAQGQVGEVVLTAVTYGIFLNLILAFFNLLPIPPLDGSHVVAHMLPPALASRYRAFGRYGILVLMGLVFFLPGALDVALAPVDWAMGWVDRWVRLWH, from the coding sequence ATGGTATTCGCCGTTCTGATCCCGATCCTGATCGCCTCGGTCGCCCTGCACGAGCTCGCCCACGCGTGGCAGGCACGACGCGAGGGCGACCCGACGGCCGAGCGTCTCGGGCGGATCACCCTGAACCCGCTCGCGCATCTGGACCCGGTCGGCTCGTTCATCGTGCCGGCGGTGCTGTACTTCAGCGGCGGACTGATCTTCGGATGGGCCAAGCCGGTGCCGGTCGACCCGCGCAACTTCCGCACCCATCCCTGGAGCGACATCCGGGTGTCGCTGGCCGGAATCGTGTCGAACCTGGGCCTCGCTTTCGGGCTCGCGCTGATCGCCGGGCCGCTGTCGGCATACGCTCAGGGGCAAGTGGGCGAAGTCGTTTTGACCGCAGTCACCTATGGCATTTTCCTGAACCTGATTCTGGCCTTCTTCAACCTGCTTCCGATCCCGCCTCTCGACGGCTCGCACGTGGTGGCGCACATGCTGCCGCCGGCGCTCGCGAGCCGCTATCGCGCCTTCGGGCGCTACGGGATCCTGGTGCTGATGGGCCTGGTGTTCTTCCTGCCCGGAGCGCTCGACGTGGCGCTGGCGCCGGTGGACTGGGCGATGGGCTGGGTCGACCGCTGGGTGCGTCTGTGGCACTGA